Proteins encoded together in one Streptomyces sp. B1I3 window:
- a CDS encoding bifunctional glycosyltransferase family 2 protein/CDP-glycerol:glycerophosphate glycerophosphotransferase — translation MPRFSVIVPAYRVQAYLHACLDSVLDQSYKDYEIIVVDDCSPDACGPIADEYAARDPRVSAVHLPHNAGLGPARNAGVARASGDYLLFLDGDDTFTPEALQTIADRLDATGGPDVLVYDYARTYWSGGVVRNTFAEHLAETGPASFRLAQRPELLKVLMVVWNKAYRREFIEAEGFTFPPGYYEDTPWTYPVLMAAGSIAVLDAVCVGYRQRRRGNILSTTTRRHFDVFDQYDRVFAFIGSRPELAVWRPVMFRRMLDHFSTIYTSRGRLPRGTRAEFFRRARAHCRRYRTPGAPVPCRTRLRHALFRLGAHRTYRTLWAGQQLRGRLRGRYTALRRAVRGAVLQVHYRVQLRLPVRPAEAVFAAYWHRGYTCSPAALEATARALVPGLRTSWICRPEDAHTVPSATRVLHPGTYAYWTALARSKYLVNNVNFDRRLVKRRDQVFLQTHHGTPLKTMGTDLVHRPAAAGAMDFGQLLRNVDKWDYSLSANQHSTLVWERTYPSGYTTLEYGSPRNDAFHRTPQAEIARLREHLAVPAGRTALLYAPTHRDYRRDPHRPLDLERLVRVLGPRYVILTRSHYLDAAARAGVPRPSHPQIIDVTGHPSVEELCLASDALITDYSSLMFDYVNLDRPVVLHLPDREAYEAARGTYFDLEAFPPGAVARDQDELHEIFSTDHWRGPRSAQRRAAFRARFCPYDDGHAAERVVRRVFLGETSGLPLPAPLKDRGTAGVPRQVPVREYTNG, via the coding sequence GTGCCCCGGTTCAGTGTCATCGTGCCCGCGTACCGGGTCCAGGCGTACCTGCACGCGTGTCTCGACTCCGTGCTGGACCAGTCGTACAAGGACTACGAAATCATCGTGGTCGACGACTGTTCGCCGGACGCCTGCGGCCCGATCGCCGACGAGTACGCCGCCCGTGACCCCCGGGTCAGCGCCGTACACCTCCCGCACAACGCCGGTCTCGGACCCGCCCGGAACGCCGGCGTGGCCAGGGCGAGCGGTGACTACCTGCTCTTCCTGGACGGTGACGACACCTTCACCCCCGAGGCGCTGCAGACCATCGCCGACCGCCTGGACGCGACCGGCGGACCCGACGTCCTGGTCTACGACTACGCCCGTACGTACTGGTCGGGCGGGGTTGTACGCAACACCTTCGCCGAACACCTCGCGGAGACCGGCCCCGCCTCCTTCCGGCTGGCACAGCGCCCCGAACTGCTCAAGGTCCTCATGGTCGTCTGGAACAAGGCGTACCGCCGTGAGTTCATCGAGGCCGAGGGCTTCACCTTCCCGCCCGGCTACTACGAGGACACCCCCTGGACCTATCCGGTCCTGATGGCCGCCGGATCGATCGCCGTACTGGACGCGGTCTGCGTCGGATACCGCCAGCGGCGCCGGGGGAACATCCTGTCCACCACCACCCGCCGGCACTTCGACGTGTTCGACCAGTACGACCGCGTCTTCGCCTTCATCGGCTCCCGACCCGAACTCGCCGTATGGCGGCCGGTGATGTTCCGCCGCATGCTCGACCACTTCTCGACGATCTACACCTCCCGGGGCCGGCTCCCGCGCGGAACCCGGGCCGAGTTCTTCCGCCGCGCCCGCGCCCACTGCCGCCGCTACCGCACCCCCGGCGCCCCCGTCCCGTGCCGTACCCGGCTGCGGCACGCGCTGTTCCGGCTGGGCGCCCATCGCACGTACCGCACCCTGTGGGCCGGGCAGCAGCTCCGCGGCCGGCTGCGCGGCCGGTACACCGCCCTGCGCCGTGCGGTGCGCGGAGCGGTCCTCCAGGTGCACTACCGCGTCCAGCTACGGCTGCCGGTACGCCCCGCCGAAGCCGTGTTCGCCGCCTACTGGCACCGCGGCTACACGTGCAGCCCCGCAGCCCTGGAGGCCACCGCCCGCGCCCTGGTACCCGGTCTGCGCACCTCCTGGATCTGCCGCCCCGAGGACGCGCACACGGTGCCGTCGGCCACGCGCGTGCTGCATCCGGGGACGTACGCGTACTGGACGGCCCTGGCACGCTCCAAGTACCTGGTGAACAACGTGAACTTCGACCGCAGGCTGGTCAAGAGACGTGATCAGGTGTTCCTCCAGACCCATCACGGCACCCCGCTGAAGACCATGGGCACCGACCTGGTGCACCGTCCGGCGGCCGCCGGCGCCATGGACTTCGGGCAGCTGCTGCGCAACGTCGACAAGTGGGACTACTCGCTCTCCGCCAACCAGCACTCGACGCTCGTGTGGGAGCGGACCTACCCCTCCGGATACACCACGCTGGAGTACGGCAGCCCCCGCAACGACGCCTTCCACCGCACGCCTCAGGCCGAGATCGCACGGCTGCGCGAGCACCTGGCCGTGCCGGCCGGCCGCACCGCCCTGCTCTACGCGCCGACCCACCGCGACTACCGGCGCGATCCGCACCGCCCTCTGGACCTGGAACGGCTCGTCCGTGTCCTGGGTCCGCGCTACGTGATCCTGACCCGCTCCCACTACCTCGACGCGGCGGCCCGTGCGGGCGTCCCCCGTCCCTCGCACCCGCAGATCATCGACGTCACCGGCCACCCGTCCGTCGAGGAACTCTGTCTCGCCTCGGACGCGCTGATCACGGACTACTCGTCGCTGATGTTCGACTACGTCAACCTGGACCGGCCGGTCGTGCTCCACCTCCCCGACCGGGAGGCCTACGAAGCGGCCCGGGGGACCTACTTCGACCTGGAGGCGTTCCCTCCCGGCGCCGTGGCCCGCGACCAGGACGAGCTGCACGAGATCTTCTCCACGGACCACTGGCGCGGCCCCCGCTCCGCGCAGCGCCGGGCCGCGTTCCGTGCCCGCTTCTGCCCGTACGACGACGGGCACGCGGCGGAGCGGGTCGTCCGCCGGGTCTTCCTCGGCGAGACCTCGGGGCTGCCCCTGCCCGCACCGCTCAAGGACCGGGGCACCGCGGGAGTACCCCGGCAGGTGCCGGTACGGGAGTACACCAACGGGTGA
- a CDS encoding carbohydrate ABC transporter permease, which produces MTTNEAAQTAPVPEAVRTTPPPPDAQARQSLGSRLAARAGGGVMRVFLVLVALFWLMPTIGLLLSSLRGSDDIAATGWWKVFTAPSELTFDNYQRLLDNSVITDSLLSTVLITVPATFLVVVIGSFAGYAFAWMEFPGRDWWFLLVVGLLVVPVQVALIPVSKLFGTIGIFETTFGVIMFHTAFGLPFAIFLLRNFFAEIPRELLEAARLDGAGEIRLFTRVVMPLGGPAIASLGIFQFLWVWNDMLVALIFADSESPPITVALQQQVRQFGNNIDVLAPGAFVSMVIPLAVFFAFQRQFVSGVMAGAVK; this is translated from the coding sequence GTGACCACGAACGAAGCCGCACAGACGGCACCCGTCCCGGAGGCGGTACGCACGACGCCCCCACCCCCGGACGCACAGGCCCGGCAGTCCCTGGGCTCCCGGCTCGCGGCACGGGCCGGCGGCGGTGTGATGCGGGTCTTCCTCGTCCTGGTGGCCCTGTTCTGGCTGATGCCGACCATCGGACTGCTGCTCTCCTCGCTGCGCGGGTCCGACGACATCGCGGCGACCGGCTGGTGGAAGGTCTTCACGGCTCCTTCCGAGCTCACCTTCGACAACTACCAGCGGCTGCTGGACAACTCGGTCATCACCGACTCGCTGCTCAGCACCGTACTGATCACCGTCCCGGCCACCTTCCTGGTGGTGGTGATCGGCTCGTTCGCCGGATACGCCTTCGCCTGGATGGAGTTCCCCGGCCGCGACTGGTGGTTCCTGCTGGTGGTCGGCCTGCTGGTCGTCCCCGTGCAGGTCGCCCTGATCCCCGTCTCCAAGCTCTTCGGCACCATCGGGATCTTCGAGACGACCTTCGGCGTGATCATGTTCCACACGGCGTTCGGCCTGCCGTTCGCCATCTTCCTGCTGCGGAACTTCTTCGCCGAGATCCCACGCGAACTCCTGGAGGCCGCCCGGCTGGACGGCGCGGGCGAGATCCGGCTGTTCACACGGGTCGTCATGCCGCTGGGCGGGCCCGCGATCGCCTCACTCGGGATCTTCCAGTTCCTCTGGGTGTGGAACGACATGCTGGTCGCGCTGATCTTCGCCGACTCGGAGTCCCCGCCGATCACGGTGGCCCTGCAGCAGCAGGTCCGGCAGTTCGGCAACAACATCGACGTCCTGGCGCCCGGCGCCTTCGTCTCGATGGTGATTCCGCTGGCCGTGTTCTTCGCCTTCCAGCGGCAGTTCGTCTCCGGCGTCATGGCCGGCGCGGTCAAGTAG
- a CDS encoding carbohydrate ABC transporter permease, whose translation MTTATAGGSAEVPPADRQPGRQPGGRGPGPGRSRRSVTGTRRAIAAAFLLPALVLLGALVVYPIVYSVYRSFFDQAGTGFAGLDNYKALFTDDTIRTAVRNNAVWVVFAPTISTALGLIFAVLTERIRWGTAFKLIVFMPMAISMLAAGIIFRLVYDQAPERGVANAVAVGVHDTFAASSAFPKAHPLPVHPLKAGGSGSFVTKEPVRAGEPVLLPLVGVAPAKMPDDAVPAKAASASGEGVTGTAWLDFTKGGGGRPNVVDPSELGLKGIEVEAVKDGKVIASATAGADGVFTLPASADGAELRLPAANFREPYNGVDWLGPSLVTPGIIGSYVWMWAGFAMVLIAAGLAGLPRELLEAARVDGANEWQVFRRITVPMLAPVLAVVLVTLMINVLKIFDLVFIIAPGSSQDDANVLALQLYRSSFGTDANLGVGSAIAVLLLLLVIPVMLFNIRRIRKEGRR comes from the coding sequence ATGACCACAGCGACCGCGGGGGGCTCCGCAGAGGTACCCCCCGCCGACAGGCAACCCGGCAGGCAGCCCGGCGGGCGCGGGCCAGGGCCCGGGCGTTCACGGCGGAGCGTGACCGGCACCCGGAGGGCCATCGCGGCGGCGTTCCTGCTGCCGGCCCTCGTGCTGCTCGGCGCTCTCGTCGTCTATCCGATCGTGTACTCCGTCTACCGGTCGTTCTTCGACCAGGCGGGCACGGGCTTCGCCGGCCTCGACAACTACAAGGCGCTGTTCACCGACGACACCATCCGCACGGCGGTCAGGAACAACGCGGTCTGGGTGGTCTTCGCACCGACGATCTCCACCGCGCTGGGCCTGATCTTCGCGGTGCTGACCGAGCGGATCCGCTGGGGCACGGCGTTCAAGCTGATCGTCTTCATGCCGATGGCGATCTCCATGCTCGCCGCGGGCATCATCTTCCGGCTGGTGTACGACCAGGCGCCGGAACGCGGGGTCGCCAACGCGGTGGCGGTGGGCGTGCACGACACCTTCGCCGCCTCCTCGGCGTTCCCCAAGGCGCACCCCTTGCCCGTCCACCCGCTGAAGGCGGGCGGCAGCGGTTCGTTCGTCACCAAGGAGCCGGTACGGGCCGGTGAACCGGTGCTGCTGCCGCTGGTCGGGGTGGCGCCCGCGAAGATGCCGGACGACGCGGTGCCCGCCAAGGCCGCGTCCGCCTCCGGTGAGGGCGTCACGGGCACCGCCTGGCTCGACTTCACCAAGGGCGGGGGCGGCAGGCCCAACGTCGTCGACCCCTCGGAGCTCGGCCTCAAGGGCATCGAGGTCGAGGCCGTCAAGGACGGCAAGGTCATCGCGTCGGCGACGGCGGGCGCCGACGGCGTCTTCACGCTGCCCGCGTCCGCCGACGGCGCCGAACTACGGCTGCCCGCCGCCAACTTCCGGGAGCCGTACAACGGCGTCGACTGGCTCGGGCCGTCCCTGGTGACCCCCGGGATCATCGGCAGCTACGTCTGGATGTGGGCGGGCTTCGCGATGGTCCTCATCGCGGCGGGCCTCGCGGGCCTGCCGCGCGAACTCCTCGAAGCGGCCCGGGTCGACGGAGCGAACGAGTGGCAGGTGTTCCGCCGGATCACGGTCCCGATGCTGGCACCCGTCCTGGCGGTGGTGCTCGTCACCCTGATGATCAACGTCCTGAAGATCTTCGACCTGGTCTTCATCATCGCTCCGGGCTCCTCGCAGGACGACGCGAACGTCCTGGCGCTGCAGCTGTACCGGTCCTCCTTCGGGACGGACGCGAACCTCGGGGTCGGCAGCGCCATCGCCGTACTCCTCCTGCTGCTGGTGATCCCGGTGATGTTGTTCAACATCCGCCGGATACGGAAGGAGGGGCGGCGGTGA
- a CDS encoding ABC transporter substrate-binding protein has protein sequence MRTTLRMRRAALVFSAIGALALTGCSDDGGGKDKAGEGPATGKESPSSVTLPALDGEKISVAAVWTGPEQANFTKVLDEFEKRTGATVTFVPAQDPIVNFLGTKIAGGQPPDVAMIPQVGAIQQAVAKKWAKPVGNEARAQLGQNYAQVWQDLGKVDGTQYGVYFKAANKSLIWYNAKAFENAGASEPKTWKDFMATAETVSASGVTPVSVGGADGWTLTDWFENIYLSQAGPEKYDQLAKHEIKWTDPSVKDALTTLAELFGKPSLITGGADGALQTEFPASVTQTFTGGDQPKGAMVFEGDFVSVNIAQTEAKIGTDAKVFPFPAVGADSPVVTGGDAAVALKDSKGAQALLTWLASKDSAKIWAEAGGFISPNKSLDAAAYPNDVQRTMAEALIAAGDDVRFDMSDQAPQSFGGTPGKGEWKTLQDFLKNPKDIAGTQAKLESDAAKAYTS, from the coding sequence ATGCGCACAACCCTTCGCATGCGGCGAGCCGCGCTGGTGTTCTCCGCGATCGGAGCACTGGCCCTCACGGGCTGCAGTGACGACGGCGGCGGCAAGGACAAGGCGGGGGAGGGCCCTGCCACGGGCAAGGAGAGCCCGTCGAGCGTCACGCTGCCCGCACTGGACGGCGAGAAGATCTCGGTCGCCGCGGTCTGGACGGGTCCGGAGCAGGCCAACTTCACGAAGGTGCTCGACGAGTTCGAGAAGCGCACGGGCGCCACGGTCACCTTCGTCCCGGCACAGGACCCGATCGTCAACTTCCTCGGTACGAAGATCGCGGGCGGTCAGCCCCCGGACGTCGCGATGATCCCGCAGGTGGGTGCCATCCAGCAGGCGGTGGCCAAGAAGTGGGCCAAGCCGGTCGGCAACGAGGCCAGGGCCCAGCTGGGCCAGAACTACGCGCAGGTCTGGCAGGACCTCGGCAAGGTCGACGGCACCCAGTACGGCGTCTACTTCAAGGCCGCCAACAAGTCGCTGATCTGGTACAACGCCAAGGCGTTCGAGAACGCGGGCGCGAGCGAGCCGAAGACCTGGAAGGACTTCATGGCCACCGCGGAGACGGTGTCCGCCTCCGGTGTCACTCCCGTGTCGGTCGGCGGCGCGGACGGCTGGACGCTCACCGACTGGTTCGAGAACATCTACCTCTCGCAGGCAGGCCCCGAGAAGTACGACCAGTTGGCCAAGCACGAGATCAAGTGGACGGATCCGTCGGTCAAGGACGCGCTGACCACGCTCGCCGAGCTCTTCGGCAAGCCGAGCCTGATCACGGGCGGCGCCGACGGGGCCCTGCAGACCGAGTTCCCGGCATCCGTCACGCAGACGTTCACCGGGGGCGACCAGCCCAAGGGCGCGATGGTGTTCGAGGGCGACTTCGTCTCCGTCAACATCGCCCAGACGGAGGCGAAGATCGGTACGGACGCCAAGGTGTTCCCGTTCCCGGCGGTCGGCGCGGACTCCCCCGTGGTGACGGGCGGCGACGCGGCGGTGGCGCTCAAGGACAGCAAGGGTGCCCAGGCACTGCTGACCTGGCTCGCCTCGAAGGACTCGGCGAAGATCTGGGCCGAGGCGGGCGGGTTCATCTCGCCCAACAAGTCGCTCGACGCGGCCGCGTACCCGAACGACGTGCAGCGCACGATGGCCGAGGCGCTGATCGCGGCCGGCGACGACGTCCGGTTCGACATGTCGGACCAGGCCCCTCAGTCGTTCGGCGGTACGCCCGGCAAGGGTGAGTGGAAGACGCTCCAGGACTTCCTCAAGAACCCGAAGGACATCGCGGGGACCCAGGCGAAACTGGAGTCCGACGCGGCCAAGGCCTACACGAGCTGA
- a CDS encoding FHA domain-containing protein gives MQIRLTVLAPRSGQTPARTCDVLVTAPAGTALAAVASGLAAAVSGPETSLGGGAVVLYAGRERLDPQRCALGEPPLVDGAVLSLQMPGEDEAADDPVPAQLHVIAGPDAGGVHLLHGGRIRIGRSAEADVPLDDPDVSRLHCAVTVSGDGRVSVADLGSTNGTSLDGAEVRDTPVRLAPGALLRLGESALRLTSGSRTPTLTTTPDGEGHLRVARPDGAGAHTEAGAAEGGAGHGHAYSPAPDDHDPHAAHDPYDGGPAGHGERRGSTGPAGPGGPGATTAHVTHGRGTGLAEGEAPRRGIGAWARRLAGGKGDQGQNAPGEGTSVHAEAPAQSGSRGGAPAGTDAPAPSGRVPAGTWPDPAAVLLTALGPGPRLWERGPAHPEALVVRLGTTERAGLPAVPVTVGLREAGSLGLAGPRARLAGLARSAVAQLAALHSPFDLEIVLISTDRARGAEERRREWAWLGWLPHLRPMHGQDCRLLLAYDREQAGARTAELVRRLEEGPLGPAWASADRSAVTQAARGHAGPYTVVIVDGDPGSAELREATAGLAGAGAAAGIHLICLAETPPASPTSPVAATYDTACRASIPFRECGAVAMLSGDVATALRLLRTAGGRTAGHGTVATVDAVSAPWAERFARALAPLRDEGTAVLPGRPMAAALPPSARLLDELGLARATPASLMARWASTAEQQPGATLPPVAPAGADLDTTGSGRTLSTGPRVGPQRGAATSGHAPSQGSGPTSSGSGRLSPTTAAGSGGAPRIVAQRRDSGPVPGPAGVSSSCAGRPVIVLGAGPRGPLSVDLAGEGPHLLIEGPAGSGRTELLRAVAASLASAARPDRLGILLIDGSGGEHGERGEGLRPCTELPHVFTHLVASDPVRMREFAQALGGELKRRAELLGGLDFTEWHERYAEARAVPAGRRPSGAAEQRGDLESPATGTLRLRPAAARPPAPGPSPLPRLVVLADDFDALVAPALGSPGRPSAGSVVRVLEAVARDGGRLGVHLVATSGRPDRTEDTELARGARLRIVLDPPVVPPSPDEAAPGRGRLGHPDGRVTPFQGGRVTGRIPRTATLRPTVVPLDWERMGDPPTRRPVRELGNGPTDLALLASALERAARSVNAERLPPLSPYAAPSSS, from the coding sequence ATGCAGATCCGGCTGACCGTCCTCGCGCCGCGCAGCGGCCAGACCCCGGCACGCACCTGCGACGTGCTCGTCACCGCGCCCGCAGGAACGGCTCTCGCGGCCGTCGCCTCCGGCCTGGCCGCGGCGGTGTCCGGCCCGGAGACCTCTCTGGGCGGCGGCGCCGTGGTGCTGTACGCCGGGCGTGAGCGGCTCGACCCGCAGCGCTGCGCCCTCGGCGAGCCGCCCCTGGTGGACGGCGCGGTGCTCTCCCTGCAGATGCCCGGCGAGGACGAGGCGGCGGACGACCCCGTCCCCGCGCAGCTGCACGTGATCGCGGGGCCCGACGCCGGCGGGGTCCACCTGCTGCACGGCGGACGCATCCGCATCGGCCGGTCCGCGGAGGCGGACGTCCCGCTCGACGATCCGGACGTGTCCCGGCTGCACTGCGCGGTGACCGTGTCCGGGGACGGCCGGGTGTCGGTCGCCGACCTCGGTTCGACCAACGGCACCTCCCTGGACGGCGCGGAGGTGCGCGACACCCCGGTCCGGCTGGCGCCGGGCGCGCTGCTGCGCCTCGGCGAGTCCGCCCTGCGGCTCACTTCGGGCTCCCGCACCCCGACGCTGACGACGACCCCGGACGGAGAGGGCCATCTGCGGGTGGCCCGGCCGGACGGCGCGGGAGCGCACACGGAGGCCGGGGCGGCCGAGGGCGGTGCGGGCCACGGCCACGCCTACAGCCCCGCCCCCGATGATCACGACCCCCACGCCGCGCACGATCCGTACGACGGCGGACCCGCCGGCCACGGTGAGCGGCGCGGATCCACCGGCCCGGCGGGCCCCGGCGGGCCGGGGGCGACGACGGCCCACGTCACACACGGACGCGGCACCGGCCTGGCGGAGGGCGAGGCACCCCGGCGCGGGATAGGGGCCTGGGCGCGTCGTCTGGCGGGCGGCAAGGGCGACCAGGGACAGAACGCGCCGGGAGAGGGGACATCGGTGCACGCGGAAGCGCCTGCGCAGAGCGGATCCCGCGGCGGCGCACCCGCGGGCACCGACGCCCCCGCACCTTCCGGCCGGGTCCCGGCCGGGACCTGGCCGGACCCGGCGGCCGTGCTCCTCACGGCGCTCGGGCCGGGTCCCCGGCTGTGGGAGCGCGGCCCCGCGCACCCGGAGGCACTGGTCGTCCGGCTGGGGACGACGGAGCGGGCCGGCCTGCCCGCCGTACCCGTCACCGTGGGGCTGCGGGAAGCCGGCTCGCTCGGGCTGGCGGGCCCCCGGGCCCGGCTGGCCGGGCTGGCCCGTTCGGCGGTGGCCCAGCTCGCCGCCCTGCACTCCCCGTTCGACCTGGAGATCGTCCTGATCAGCACGGACCGGGCACGCGGCGCGGAGGAGCGCCGGCGCGAGTGGGCCTGGCTCGGGTGGCTGCCGCATCTGCGACCCATGCACGGCCAGGACTGCAGGCTGCTCCTGGCGTACGACCGTGAGCAGGCGGGGGCCAGGACGGCCGAGCTGGTGCGCCGCCTGGAGGAGGGGCCGCTGGGTCCCGCCTGGGCGAGCGCCGACCGGTCGGCCGTCACCCAGGCCGCCCGCGGTCACGCGGGGCCGTACACCGTGGTGATCGTGGACGGCGACCCGGGCTCCGCCGAGCTGCGCGAGGCCACGGCCGGGCTCGCAGGCGCCGGAGCGGCCGCGGGAATCCACCTGATCTGCCTCGCCGAGACCCCGCCCGCCTCGCCCACCTCCCCGGTCGCCGCGACCTACGACACGGCCTGCCGGGCCTCGATCCCCTTCCGTGAGTGCGGAGCGGTCGCCATGCTGAGCGGCGACGTGGCGACCGCTCTGCGGCTCCTGCGCACGGCGGGCGGCCGGACGGCGGGCCACGGCACCGTCGCCACGGTGGACGCGGTGTCGGCGCCTTGGGCCGAGCGGTTCGCGCGCGCCCTCGCACCACTCCGGGACGAGGGCACGGCCGTGTTGCCGGGCAGGCCCATGGCCGCGGCGCTGCCCCCTTCCGCCCGCCTCCTGGACGAGCTGGGTCTCGCCAGGGCCACCCCCGCCTCCCTGATGGCGCGCTGGGCCTCCACGGCGGAGCAGCAGCCCGGCGCCACGCTGCCCCCGGTGGCCCCCGCCGGCGCCGACCTGGACACGACGGGTTCCGGCCGCACCCTGAGCACCGGGCCCCGGGTGGGCCCGCAGCGCGGGGCCGCCACATCCGGGCACGCTCCGTCGCAGGGCAGCGGGCCCACCAGCTCCGGCTCCGGCCGCCTGTCGCCCACCACGGCGGCCGGAAGCGGCGGTGCCCCCCGGATCGTGGCGCAGCGGCGCGACAGCGGGCCCGTGCCCGGGCCCGCAGGCGTGTCCTCCAGCTGTGCGGGGCGCCCGGTGATCGTGCTCGGTGCCGGGCCCCGGGGGCCCCTGTCCGTCGATCTGGCCGGCGAGGGGCCGCATCTGCTGATCGAGGGCCCGGCGGGCAGCGGCCGTACGGAACTGCTGCGGGCCGTGGCCGCCTCGCTGGCCTCCGCCGCCCGGCCGGACCGGCTCGGCATCCTGCTGATCGACGGCTCGGGCGGCGAACACGGGGAGCGCGGCGAGGGACTGCGCCCGTGCACGGAGCTGCCGCACGTCTTCACGCACCTCGTCGCCTCCGACCCCGTACGGATGCGGGAGTTCGCCCAGGCGCTCGGTGGCGAGCTGAAACGCCGGGCGGAACTGCTCGGCGGGCTCGACTTCACCGAGTGGCACGAGCGGTACGCCGAAGCGCGGGCGGTCCCCGCCGGCCGGCGCCCCTCCGGCGCCGCCGAACAGCGCGGTGACCTCGAATCCCCCGCGACCGGCACTCTTCGGCTGCGCCCCGCCGCCGCCCGGCCACCGGCCCCCGGCCCGTCCCCGCTGCCCCGGCTCGTCGTCCTGGCGGACGACTTCGACGCCCTCGTCGCCCCGGCGCTCGGCAGTCCCGGCCGCCCGTCCGCCGGATCCGTCGTCCGCGTCCTGGAGGCCGTGGCCAGGGACGGCGGGCGGCTCGGCGTCCACCTGGTCGCCACCTCCGGCCGCCCGGACCGCACCGAGGACACGGAGCTGGCCCGGGGCGCCCGGTTGCGCATCGTGCTCGACCCACCCGTCGTGCCCCCCTCCCCGGACGAGGCGGCGCCCGGCCGCGGGCGCCTCGGTCATCCGGACGGCCGTGTGACGCCGTTCCAGGGGGGCCGGGTCACCGGCCGCATCCCGCGCACCGCGACCCTGCGCCCGACCGTCGTCCCCCTGGACTGGGAGCGGATGGGCGATCCGCCGACCCGCCGCCCGGTCCGCGAACTGGGCAACGGACCCACGGACCTGGCCCTGCTGGCCAGCGCCCTGGAGCGGGCGGCCCGCTCGGTCAACGCCGAGCGGCTTCCGCCGCTGAGCCCTTACGCCGCGCCCTCGTCCTCCTGA
- a CDS encoding serine/threonine-protein kinase, translating to MRPVGSKYLLEEPLGRGATGTVWRARQRETAGAEAAVAGQPGETVAIKVLKEELANDADVVMRFLRERSVLLRLTHPNIVRTRDLVVEGDLLALVMDLVDGPDLHRYLRENGPLTPVAASLLTAQIADALAASHADGVVHRDLKPANVLLDERNGEMHPMLTDFGIARLADSPGLTRTHEFVGTPAYVAPESAEGRPQTSAVDIYGAGILLYELVTGRPPFAGGTALEVLHRHLSEEPRRPGSVPEPLWTVIERCLRKDPDQRPSAVNLARALRTVGAGVGVHANSAQIAAAEGVGALLAPDPAPAAVPETPGAADATQVLPSNAGSYDPAAPTSVMQQTPGSGGHADPTAVMPPVPPRPDGAPGPDEPHPWQSQLRAARDRNEQTQVQYLDPSQDPLRRRPQRQQPPQQSQQPPQRRQQSPQPQHAQQYPQQQPQRYQPQQHQPQQRQQYAPPQPPAPQQPTPRQPRQRNANPMRIPGLGCLKGCLFTVVLLIVAGWLIWELTPLQDWVDQGTGYWEAIGDGISTVTDWVKDLGGSSPSEPTGQ from the coding sequence GTGCGGCCGGTAGGCAGCAAGTACCTGCTCGAGGAACCGCTCGGACGCGGCGCCACGGGCACCGTCTGGCGAGCCCGCCAGCGGGAGACCGCGGGTGCCGAGGCGGCCGTCGCCGGGCAGCCCGGAGAGACCGTCGCGATCAAGGTGCTCAAGGAGGAGCTCGCCAACGACGCGGACGTCGTGATGCGGTTCCTGCGTGAGCGCTCCGTGCTCCTGCGGCTCACCCACCCGAACATCGTGCGCACCCGGGACCTCGTCGTCGAGGGCGATCTCCTGGCCCTCGTGATGGACCTGGTCGACGGCCCCGACCTGCACCGCTACCTCCGTGAGAACGGCCCGCTCACCCCGGTCGCCGCCTCCCTGCTCACCGCCCAGATCGCGGACGCGCTCGCCGCCAGCCATGCCGACGGAGTGGTCCACCGTGATCTGAAGCCCGCCAACGTGCTGCTCGACGAGCGCAACGGCGAGATGCACCCGATGCTCACCGACTTCGGCATCGCGCGCCTCGCGGACTCCCCGGGGCTGACCCGGACCCATGAGTTCGTCGGCACGCCGGCCTATGTGGCGCCCGAGTCCGCCGAGGGCCGTCCGCAGACCTCCGCCGTGGACATCTACGGCGCGGGAATCCTGCTGTACGAGCTGGTCACGGGCCGTCCGCCGTTCGCCGGGGGCACCGCGCTGGAGGTGCTGCACCGGCACCTCAGCGAGGAGCCCCGCCGCCCCGGCTCCGTCCCGGAACCGCTGTGGACGGTCATCGAGCGTTGTCTGCGCAAGGACCCGGACCAGCGGCCCAGCGCCGTGAACCTGGCCCGCGCGCTGCGGACCGTCGGCGCGGGCGTCGGCGTGCACGCCAACTCCGCACAGATCGCGGCCGCCGAGGGCGTGGGCGCCCTGCTCGCCCCCGACCCGGCGCCCGCCGCCGTCCCCGAGACCCCGGGTGCGGCCGACGCGACGCAGGTGCTGCCGAGCAACGCGGGTTCGTACGACCCGGCGGCCCCCACCAGCGTCATGCAGCAGACCCCGGGGAGCGGCGGCCACGCCGACCCGACCGCGGTCATGCCGCCCGTGCCGCCGCGCCCCGACGGAGCCCCCGGCCCCGACGAGCCGCACCCCTGGCAGTCCCAGCTCCGGGCGGCCCGCGACCGCAACGAGCAGACGCAGGTCCAGTACCTCGACCCCAGCCAGGACCCGCTGCGCCGCCGTCCCCAGCGACAGCAGCCACCGCAGCAGAGCCAGCAGCCCCCGCAGCGCCGGCAGCAGAGCCCGCAGCCTCAGCACGCCCAGCAGTACCCGCAGCAGCAGCCCCAGCGCTACCAGCCGCAACAGCACCAGCCGCAACAGCGGCAGCAGTACGCGCCGCCGCAGCCGCCGGCACCCCAGCAGCCCACCCCGCGTCAGCCGAGACAGCGCAACGCCAACCCCATGCGCATCCCCGGCCTGGGCTGTCTCAAGGGGTGCCTGTTCACGGTGGTCCTGCTGATCGTCGCCGGCTGGCTGATCTGGGAGCTGACGCCGCTCCAGGACTGGGTCGACCAGGGCACGGGCTACTGGGAGGCCATCGGGGACGGGATCTCCACGGTCACCGACTGGGTCAAGGACCTCGGCGGCAGCTCCCCGAGCGAGCCGACGGGGCAGTAG